In a genomic window of Callithrix jacchus isolate 240 chromosome 22, calJac240_pri, whole genome shotgun sequence:
- the TNFSF14 gene encoding tumor necrosis factor ligand superfamily member 14 → MEESVVRPSVFVVDGQTDIPFTRLGRTRRKLSCRPAPVGLGLLVSLMGAGLAVQGWFLLQLHWRLGEMVARLPDGGAGSWEQLIQERRSRQVNPAAHLTGANSSLTGSGGPLLWETQLGLAFLRGLSYRNGGLVATKAGYYYIYSKVQLGGVGCPQGLASTVIHGLYKRTPRYPEELELLVSQQSPCRQATSSSRVWWDSSFLGGVVHLEAGEEVVVRVLDERLVRLRDGTRSYFGAFMV, encoded by the exons ATGGAGGAGAGTGTGGTGCGGCCCTCGGTGTTTGTGGTGGACGGACAGACGGACATCCCGTTCACGAGGCTGGGACGAACCCGCCGAAAACTGTCGTGCAGGCCGGCCCCAGTGGGTCTGGGTCTCTTGGTGTCGCTGATGGGGGCTGGGCTGGCCGTCCAAGGCTGGTTCCTGCTGCAGCTGCACTGGCGTCTGGGAGAGATGGTCGCCCGCCTGCCT GACGGAGGTGCAGGCTCCTGGGAGCAGCTGATACAAG AACGAAGGTCTCGCCAGGTCAACCCAGCGGCGCATCTTACAG GGGCCAACTCCAGCTTGACGGGCAGTGGGGGTCCATTGCTATGGGAGACCCAGCTGGGCCTGGCCTTCCTGAGGGGCCTCAGCTACCGAAATGGAGGCCTGGTGGCCACCAAGGCTGGCTACTACTACATCTACTCCAAGGTGCAGCTGGGCGGTGTAGGCTGTCCGCAGGGCCTGGCCAGCACCGTCATCCACGGCCTCTACAAGCGCACGCCCCGCTATCCCGAGGAGCTGGAGCTGCTTGTCAGCCAGCAATCACCCTGCAGGCAGGCCACCAGCAGCTCCCGCGTCTGGTGGGATAGCAGCTTCCTGGGTGGTGTGGTACacctggaggctggggaggaggtggTCGTCCGTGTGCTGGATGAGCGCCTGGTCCGACTCCGTGATGGCACCCGGTCTTACTTCGGGGCTTTCATGGTGTGA